The Streptomyces sp. NBC_01439 genome contains the following window.
GATCTCCACCCAGTCGGTGTCCTCGTCGCTCGACGCCTCGTCGTGCACGGCCGCGATCGCCGCGCGCAGCTGGTAAGGACCCAGCGGCGCACGGGTGAGGGCGTCGCTGACCAGGGCGACCCCTTCGGTGACGGCGGCGCGGTCCCAGCGCGTGCGGTCCTGTTCGGCGAGGGGGATCAGGTCGCCGTCGGGCGTGGTGCGTGCGGCGCGGCGGGCGTCGGTGAGCAGCATCAACGCCAGCAGGCCCGCCACCTCGCCGTCGGCGGGGAGTTGCGCGTGGACGGCGCGGGTGAGGCGGATCGCCTCGGCTGCGAGGTCGGAGCGCTGCAGATCGCGGCCCGAGGTGGCGGTGTAGCCCTCGTTGAAGATCAGGTAGAGCACGTGGAGCACGTCGGCGAGCCGTGCGGCACGGTCCGCGGCCGCCTGCGGGCCGGTCCCGTCGGTGCCGTCCGCGCCGTGGGCGCCGTGGGAGTCGTGGGAGTCGTAGGCGTCGTGGGCGTCGTGGGCGTCGTCGGGACTGACGCCGAACGGGGTCCCGGAGGCTTTGATGCGGCGTTTCGCCCGGCTGATCCGCTGGGCCATCGTGGTCTCGGGCACCAGGAGGGCGCGGGCGATCTCCGCGGTGGTCAGGCCGCCGACGGCCCGCAGGGTGAGGGCGATCCGGCCGGCGGGAGGCAGTTCGGCCCGGCAGCAGAGGAAGAGCAGGGCGAGCGTGTCGTCCTCGGCGGGGGCCCGCCCCTCCCCCGGCGGCGGAGCCACGAACGCGTCGCGCGGGGTCAGGGCGGCGGCCGTCTCCTCGCGGCGCCTGCGCGCCTCCTCGCGGCGCAACTGGTCGGTCAGCCGGCGGGAGGCGACACGGATCAGCCAGCCGCGCGGGTTGGCCGGGCGGCCCTCCTCGGGCCACTGCCGGGCGGCGGCGAGCAGGGCCTCCTGCACCGCGTCCTCGGCCGCGTCGAAGTGCCCGTAGCGGCGGACGAGCGCTCCGAGGACCTGCGGCGCCAGTCGGCGCAGCAGGTCCTCGCCGGCGGGTGCGGGTCCGGGGGCGGTCAACACATCTCGGTCCCCGACCGGCTGTCGACGGGGTGGACGACGACCGGGTAGTTGGGTGCGCCCTCGGGCACCGGGCAGGCGTAGGCGCGGGCGGCGATCTCGGCGGCGCGGTCGAAGTCCGCGACGTCGACGATCCAGTACCCGGCGAGCACCTCCTTGGCCTCCCCGTACGGCCCGTCGGAGATCACGGGGCTGCCGTCGGCTGCCGCGGTGACCAGGCGCGCGTGCCGGGGGTGGGCCAGGCCCTGCCCGTCGACCCACTCGCCCGACTCGGCGAGGTCGTCGTTGAGGGCGCCCATGTAGTCGAACATCGCCTTGAGGTCGGCTTCGGACCATCCGGGGCCGTCGCTGTTCGCGGTGCCGCCCATGGCGTCGTAGTCGGCCTGCTTGCCGAGAACCATCAGCATGTACTTCATGGGGTGCCACTCCTTCTGCTCTGCGCGGCGGCTCCGGAACGGGATCGGGATCGGAGCCTTTCGTACGGGACGTCGGAGCCGTCCCTCCCATTTCGACACGTCGGCCGCGGCCCCGCGCGACGGCTCCGGCCCGGGGCCGTCCCGTACGGCCCAGTAGGGTCATCGCATGAAGATCATCGACCTTGAGCCCGGCGACCCCCGGCTCACCTCCGACCTGCTCCCCGTGCTGCTCCAACTGCGTCCCCACCTCACTGAGGAGCTGTTCCTCAGGATCCTCGCCGAGGCGCACGGCCAGGGGCTGCGCTTCACCGCCGCTTACGACGCGGACGGCGGGTGCGTGGGCGCGGCCGGCTGGCGAATCGTCGTCAACACGGCGGCGGTCCGCTCGCTCTACGTCGACGACCTGGTCACCGCCGCCGCCGCCCGTTCCACCGGAGTGGGCCACGAGCTGCTCGCGCACCTGGAGCAGCACGCCCTGGCAGCCGGTTGCACCGCCCTCACGCTGGAATCCGGCACCCAGCGGACCGACGCGCACCGCTTCTACTTCCGCGAGCGGATGGCCGTGACCGCCTTCAGCTTCGAGAAGCCGCTGGGCTGACGCGTCCACCCGCGGGGTCACGTGGACCTCGGGAGGGTGCGGGTGTGGTGCCCGGCCGTCCGGTCGCCGCCCTGGCACCATGGCGGCATGGAACGTGTGCTTGGAATCGGCGGGTACTTCGTGCGGGCGGCCGACCCGGCGGCCCTCGGCGCGTGGTACCGCGACTACCTGGGCCTCGACGCCGACGAGCACGGCCTGTGGCAGCAGGGCGCCGGGCCGACGGTGTTCGCGCCGTTCGAGTCCGAGACCGACTACTTCGGCTCCCGGGCCCAGCAGACCATGCTCAACTTCCGGGTCCGCGACCTGGATGCGATGCTCGCGCAACTGCGCGCCAAGGGCGCGGACGTGGACGAGGTGACACAGGACATGGAGGGTGTCGGTCGGTTCGGCTGGGTCACCGACCCTGCGGGCAACCGGGTCGAACTGTGGCAGCCCGCCTGACCGCGTCGTCACCTCGGCGGTCATAGCGCCCACAGCGGGCCGCAGGCCACTCTCCCAGAATTGGCCTTGCCCGGAGGCGGATTGGCCTCGATACGTTCGCGGCATGCGCATCCAGATCGTAGACGCCTTCACCAGCCGCCCCTTCACCGGAAACCCCGCCGGTGTGTGCCTGCTCCCGGCCGACCCCTGGCCGGACGACGCGTGGCTGGGGCAGCTCGCCGCCGAGCTGAACCATCCCGAGACGGCCTTCGTCCGGCCGCTCCCGGCCGGGGCCGCAGCCGACTGGGAGATCCGCTGGTTCACCCCGCTCGTCGAGGCCAACCTGTGCGGCCACGCCACGTTGGCCACGGTGCACACGCTGCGCCGGGAGGGGTTGCTGACCGGCGGCCCCGTGCGGTTCCTCAGCCGGTCCAGTGGTCTGCTCACCGCGTGGGCCGAAGACGGGGAGGGAGGGGAGTTCGGGGAGGACGGGGAGATCACCCTGGACTTCCCCGCCGCCCCCGTGACCGAGGCTGCGGAGCCCGAAGGTCTCGCCGACGCCCTGGGGATCCGGCCCGAGGCCACGTTCCGTACGGGCGCGCTGGGCGATCTGCTCGCCGTACTGCCCGACGAGGCTGCCGTACGGGCCCTGCGGCCCGACCTCGCGGCGATCGCGGCCCTGTCCCTGCGCGAGGAGTCGCGCGGGGTCATCGTCACCGCGGCGGCCGACACGGCGACGTCCGGGTACGACTTCGTCTCCCGGTTCTTCGCTCCCGCGCGGGGCATCCCCGAGGACCCGGTCACCGGCAGCGCCCACACCGCACTGGCCCCCTACTGGGCGGCGCGGCTGGGGCGCACCGACGCCCTCACCGGTCTGCAGGCCTCGGGACGCCCCGGGCTGGTCGAGGTCGCGCTCCGCGGGGACCGGGTGCTGCTCTCCGGGCGCGCGGTCACCGTCCTGGAGGCCACGCTCCGCGTCTGACCGGCCCCGGACGGCCGTGACCGAACCGTCGCCGCCTCGAGGCGTGATCGACCTCGTCGGCAGGGGCGTCCCCTTGCTAGCTTCCTGGCGAAGCCGAACCCGGAGGACCGATCCCATGCCAGTATCCCGAGGCCGCCGCAGCGCTCTGAGCGCAGCGGCCGTGGCCGCCGTCCTGCTGGCGGGCGCCACCGGGTGCGGGGACAACAACGGCGCGGCCGCGGCGGCCTCCGTTCCGGCCTCCGCAGAGGTGTCGGCGTCGGTCTCCCCGTCGGTCTCCCCGTCGGTCTCCGCCTCGGGGTCGGCTTCCCCATCGCCGTCGGCACCCACCTCCTCGCCGCCCGGGTCCTCCGCAGCCGCGACCCCGACGGGGGGCATGACCCGGGCCGCGACGCCTCCCCCGGCCCGGACCCGGCTCACGGTCGCCGTCGACACCCGGGGAGGCCGGCTCGCCCTCGTACGGGGCGGTGCCCCGCAGGAGTTCACCGTCACCCTGCACAACGGCAACTCCGTCGAGTACCGGCACTTGCTGGTCGCCTTCCAGATGGAAATGCTGGTCGGCGGGGCCGGAGCCGGGGCGGGCGGCGGTCCGGGGTTCCTGCTGGAACGTTTCGACCCGGCCTCGGGCAGCTGGCGCCCGGCCGACTTCCGCATCGCCAATGACGCCAAGCCACCGTCCCTGTTCTCGGGTGGCGGCCCGCTCGCCCGCGAGGCCGTCCGCACCGAGCGCTACCGGCTGCGCGCCACGGCGGGCGGACCCGCGGGCAGCAGCCCGGTGGTGGTGTCCTTCATCGACACGGACGCCGGCGGTACGGCCGCGGCCCACGTGGTCCTCGGGCACAGCACCCGCTGAGCGCCGTGCACAGCACTAGGCCCTGTCGCCCGGGATCGTCCAGGTGAACTTGCCGCCACTGACCCACCGGACCACCTCGAGGTCGTCGAGGTCGTGGATCGTGATCCCGGCCTCCGCCGCGATCAGGAGCACGTCCGTCATCGACGTCGCCCTGCCGACGAACTCGCCGTCGACCTCCACGATGCGGAAGGGCGGAGTCCCGGGTTGCACCCCGAGGACGGTGATCCGCGCTGCGGAAATGTGTGGTGTCGAACCTTCGGTCATGCGGAGACGGTCGCATGCCGTGACCGGTGACGGGCACGGCGACACGGTCCGAGGGACCGATCTTCTTCCTCCGGGGCAGCGCGCGGTGCCCCGGAGCGCCTCCGCGGAGCCGGCCTCAGGCCGTCTCCCGAGCGGCCTCGCCGAGGGCGGACGCCGCGATGCGCCAGGCGGCCGTGACCGCCTCACGGGCCCGGTCCGTAGCCTCCGGCACCCGGTCGGGCAGGTGCAGCGGCGAGCCGATGTGGACGTGGAAGCGGGGCCTGCGCAGCGGCGCGGTGAAGACGCCGGCGAACTGCTTGGCGCCGCTCCCGGAGCAGAGGCGGCGGGCGCCCGCCTGGCCGACGGGCACGACCGGGGCGCCCGTCGCGGCGGCGAGCCGGGCCAGGCCGCTACGGAAGGGGCCGGGGGCCGTCTCCCCCGCGTCGCGGCGCACGGGCAGCCGGCCTTCGCCGTAGAGCAGCACGCTGCGGCCCGAGGCGAGGGCGACGGCCGCT
Protein-coding sequences here:
- a CDS encoding RNA polymerase sigma factor encodes the protein MTAPGPAPAGEDLLRRLAPQVLGALVRRYGHFDAAEDAVQEALLAAARQWPEEGRPANPRGWLIRVASRRLTDQLRREEARRRREETAAALTPRDAFVAPPPGEGRAPAEDDTLALLFLCCRAELPPAGRIALTLRAVGGLTTAEIARALLVPETTMAQRISRAKRRIKASGTPFGVSPDDAHDAHDAYDSHDSHGAHGADGTDGTGPQAAADRAARLADVLHVLYLIFNEGYTATSGRDLQRSDLAAEAIRLTRAVHAQLPADGEVAGLLALMLLTDARRAARTTPDGDLIPLAEQDRTRWDRAAVTEGVALVSDALTRAPLGPYQLRAAIAAVHDEASSDEDTDWVEILALYEVLVRMVPGPVERLGHAVAVAMVHGPRRALALLEDLDRDERLAGHHRLEAVRAHLLERAGERAAARAAYAKAAGLTLSVPERRYLLLRAARLAE
- a CDS encoding YciI family protein; protein product: MKYMLMVLGKQADYDAMGGTANSDGPGWSEADLKAMFDYMGALNDDLAESGEWVDGQGLAHPRHARLVTAAADGSPVISDGPYGEAKEVLAGYWIVDVADFDRAAEIAARAYACPVPEGAPNYPVVVHPVDSRSGTEMC
- a CDS encoding GNAT family N-acetyltransferase, with translation MKIIDLEPGDPRLTSDLLPVLLQLRPHLTEELFLRILAEAHGQGLRFTAAYDADGGCVGAAGWRIVVNTAAVRSLYVDDLVTAAAARSTGVGHELLAHLEQHALAAGCTALTLESGTQRTDAHRFYFRERMAVTAFSFEKPLG
- a CDS encoding VOC family protein, which translates into the protein MERVLGIGGYFVRAADPAALGAWYRDYLGLDADEHGLWQQGAGPTVFAPFESETDYFGSRAQQTMLNFRVRDLDAMLAQLRAKGADVDEVTQDMEGVGRFGWVTDPAGNRVELWQPA
- a CDS encoding PhzF family phenazine biosynthesis protein, yielding MRIQIVDAFTSRPFTGNPAGVCLLPADPWPDDAWLGQLAAELNHPETAFVRPLPAGAAADWEIRWFTPLVEANLCGHATLATVHTLRREGLLTGGPVRFLSRSSGLLTAWAEDGEGGEFGEDGEITLDFPAAPVTEAAEPEGLADALGIRPEATFRTGALGDLLAVLPDEAAVRALRPDLAAIAALSLREESRGVIVTAAADTATSGYDFVSRFFAPARGIPEDPVTGSAHTALAPYWAARLGRTDALTGLQASGRPGLVEVALRGDRVLLSGRAVTVLEATLRV
- a CDS encoding lysophospholipid acyltransferase family protein, which gives rise to MLSRIAAALVPAFGQLTVTADPGDRPASGAVLVANHTSLADPAVVVAALRRYGIEPVILATSGLWRVPLLGSALRREGHIAVHRGTARAADSLDAAAVALASGRSVLLYGEGRLPVRRDAGETAPGPFRSGLARLAAATGAPVVPVGQAGARRLCSGSGAKQFAGVFTAPLRRPRFHVHIGSPLHLPDRVPEATDRAREAVTAAWRIAASALGEAARETA